In the Leptospiraceae bacterium genome, one interval contains:
- a CDS encoding DUF1564 family protein, whose amino-acid sequence MNPEKYVETQSSLLVPAKYMDEFNRRTTGLSRRRYLNVLLNRYRNVILWGTFKKMERVKKAYQEVGQNLQKKNFTPYNEDWIELGILADWLGTTKTALFTLLLVLDLAEWDIILPGRFFENGVPTPVTTIAGGAYLSKRKTTRYNRLIRQKSKY is encoded by the coding sequence ATGAACCCAGAAAAATATGTAGAAACACAATCGAGCTTGCTTGTTCCGGCAAAATACATGGACGAGTTCAATAGAAGAACGACAGGTTTATCAAGGAGGAGATACCTAAACGTATTGTTGAACAGATACAGAAATGTGATTCTTTGGGGAACTTTTAAGAAGATGGAGAGGGTGAAAAAGGCCTATCAAGAAGTCGGGCAAAATTTGCAGAAGAAGAATTTTACCCCATATAACGAGGACTGGATTGAGCTTGGCATTCTTGCAGACTGGCTCGGTACCACAAAGACAGCTCTTTTTACTCTTCTGTTAGTGCTTGACCTTGCCGAATGGGACATAATTCTCCCCGGCAGATTCTTCGAGAATGGAGTTCCCACCCCGGTGACCACGATTGCGGGGGGAGCTTACCTCTCCAAGAGAAAAACGACCCGCTACAATAGGCTGATACGACAAAAGAGCAAATATTAG
- a CDS encoding copper chaperone PCu(A)C translates to MKKKVILLLFFLSFSIFGKDNNIIIENAYIKHVPPVSPNSAAFLTIKNNSISDVSLIKVESDISKVVEMHTMTMESGVMKMRQVETILIKANGSTELKPGGLHIMLIGIKNPLKLGEKKNIILTFDNGQIEKIEFQVKDVQLKSGEGDHDHHGHHNHASHAMHNRADAVSPAGIMAPHAHEVGSWMIDYRYMGMNMYGLMNGKKSINEYATLYYQQHDPSVQMPSGSLITGSSLGNVFPIMNPNSYHYMSVPGDMVMEMHMASLMTNVTENWMIMFMVPVVRNTMTMISSNFDKAPMSSGGVGDVSFSAAYRFFHNENHSLFWGMGLLMPTGSNDERDWMPMMGKQKVPYNMQLGTGTFSLQPQFSYNGNYKRLSWGLFTQAYLRMGKNENNYRFGNRYEGSTWLSFLIFDFWSISVRVQKQTWENLLGSDTSLDPKMDPQNDPFKQGGTRSDAFLGFNFFVTGGIFQGFRFGFEAGAPFHQHLNGPQLGTRQILNLFAQYSF, encoded by the coding sequence ATGAAAAAAAAAGTTATTTTGTTACTTTTCTTTTTATCTTTTTCGATTTTCGGAAAAGATAATAATATAATCATTGAAAACGCATATATAAAACACGTGCCCCCTGTGAGTCCGAATTCTGCGGCTTTTCTGACTATAAAAAATAATTCTATCTCGGACGTTAGTCTGATTAAAGTAGAGTCTGATATTTCTAAAGTAGTTGAAATGCACACTATGACCATGGAGTCGGGTGTAATGAAAATGCGTCAGGTAGAAACTATTCTAATTAAGGCAAATGGTTCGACTGAATTAAAACCTGGTGGACTACATATCATGTTAATCGGTATTAAAAATCCTCTTAAACTTGGAGAAAAAAAAAATATAATTCTTACCTTTGATAATGGTCAAATAGAAAAAATTGAATTCCAAGTAAAAGATGTTCAGTTGAAATCCGGAGAAGGTGATCATGATCACCACGGTCATCACAACCATGCGTCACACGCTATGCACAATAGAGCTGATGCAGTTTCTCCGGCCGGCATCATGGCTCCTCATGCACATGAAGTTGGGTCTTGGATGATAGATTATCGATATATGGGTATGAATATGTACGGACTTATGAATGGAAAGAAATCTATTAATGAATACGCGACTCTTTATTATCAACAACACGATCCTTCAGTTCAAATGCCTTCAGGTAGTCTGATTACAGGTTCATCACTCGGGAATGTTTTTCCTATAATGAATCCAAACTCATACCATTATATGTCTGTACCGGGAGATATGGTAATGGAAATGCACATGGCAAGTTTAATGACAAATGTAACAGAGAACTGGATGATTATGTTTATGGTCCCGGTTGTTAGAAATACAATGACAATGATTTCCAGTAATTTTGATAAAGCACCTATGAGTTCTGGTGGAGTAGGGGACGTTAGTTTCAGTGCTGCATATCGTTTTTTTCATAATGAAAATCATTCTCTATTTTGGGGGATGGGGCTTTTAATGCCTACAGGCTCTAACGATGAAAGAGACTGGATGCCTATGATGGGTAAACAAAAGGTTCCTTACAATATGCAACTGGGTACAGGTACATTCAGTCTTCAGCCACAGTTTAGCTATAATGGAAATTATAAACGGTTGTCATGGGGACTCTTTACTCAAGCGTATCTTCGAATGGGCAAAAATGAAAATAATTATAGATTTGGAAATAGATATGAAGGGTCAACATGGCTTTCATTTTTGATATTTGATTTCTGGAGTATTTCTGTTCGGGTGCAAAAACAAACTTGGGAAAATTTATTAGGCTCAGATACTTCATTAGATCCGAAAATGGATCCTCAAAATGATCCTTTTAAACAAGGCGGAACAAGGTCAGATGCATTTTTAGGATTTAACTTTTTTGTAACTGGAGGAATCTTTCAGGGATTTCGTTTTGGGTTTGAAGCCGGAGCACCGTTCCACCAACACCTGAACGGGCCACAACTCGGCACTAGACAAATTCTCAATCTATTTGCCCAATACAGTTTCTGA
- the thiD gene encoding bifunctional hydroxymethylpyrimidine kinase/phosphomethylpyrimidine kinase, which yields MDLSLFPVTLSIAGSDSGGGAGIQADIKTFTSLKVYGTTAITCITSQNPDRVSSIQEVPLEIIEDQIWSVLEFFPVNAVKTGMLFSEKIIRKVSEFAKNRNFQLVVDPVMVATSGALLLQKDAIESLKKDLLPYSDLITPNLDEAEILLNKKITIRPEMEASVKSIYELFGVPVLLKGGHLKNTDEATDVLFDGKNIHTFTKNFIHGVNSHGTGCTYSSAICAYLAKGHSLVESIYRAKEFLHFTISHSLPIGFQKVHSLNHLISK from the coding sequence ATAGATTTGAGTCTTTTCCCTGTTACTCTATCTATTGCAGGCTCGGATTCTGGTGGAGGAGCCGGGATTCAAGCGGACATAAAAACTTTTACTTCACTAAAAGTTTATGGGACAACTGCAATTACTTGTATCACATCTCAAAATCCAGATAGAGTTTCTTCGATCCAAGAAGTGCCTTTAGAAATTATAGAAGATCAGATTTGGTCTGTATTAGAATTTTTTCCTGTGAATGCAGTTAAGACAGGGATGCTATTCTCAGAAAAAATCATTCGTAAGGTTTCGGAGTTTGCGAAAAATAGAAATTTTCAGTTAGTCGTTGATCCGGTTATGGTAGCCACGAGCGGTGCCTTACTTTTACAAAAAGATGCAATTGAATCTTTAAAAAAAGATCTTCTTCCTTATTCTGATCTAATTACTCCAAACCTTGATGAAGCAGAAATTTTACTGAATAAAAAAATTACAATAAGACCTGAAATGGAGGCTTCTGTAAAATCAATTTATGAGCTTTTTGGTGTTCCGGTTTTATTAAAAGGTGGTCACTTGAAAAATACCGACGAAGCTACGGATGTTTTATTTGACGGAAAAAATATACATACATTTACTAAAAATTTTATCCATGGTGTAAATTCTCACGGAACCGGGTGCACCTACTCCAGTGCAATTTGTGCTTATTTAGCCAAGGGTCATTCTTTAGTCGAATCAATTTATCGTGCAAAAGAATTTCTCCACTTTACGATTTCTCATTCTTTACCTATTGGGTTTCAAAAAGTACATTCTCTAAATCATTTAATAAGTAAATAA
- a CDS encoding methylated-DNA--[protein]-cysteine S-methyltransferase, producing MSNFYKEVYKVTKKIPKGKISTYGRIAVILGKPRAARAVGYALHVSKDDTIPWQRVINSKGQISFKGDTVRYLLQKEILSSEGIEFDENNTVDLKKYGWP from the coding sequence ATGTCAAACTTCTACAAAGAAGTGTACAAAGTCACAAAAAAAATTCCAAAAGGAAAAATCTCTACTTACGGCAGGATTGCGGTAATTCTTGGTAAACCAAGGGCGGCAAGAGCAGTAGGTTATGCCTTACACGTATCCAAAGACGATACAATTCCTTGGCAAAGAGTGATAAACTCAAAAGGGCAGATCAGCTTCAAAGGAGACACAGTGCGTTACTTACTTCAAAAAGAAATTCTTTCTTCTGAGGGAATTGAATTCGATGAAAATAACACGGTAGATTTAAAAAAATACGGTTGGCCATAG
- a CDS encoding thioredoxin fold domain-containing protein: MNYRILTFFLICWSLSPTKLYSETIWLKSIKQGFELAKKTGKPIVIDLYADWCSYCKVLENEIFPSTPVTKELEKFIPVRLNGEEFPNLMSRYEVKGYPTILFLDKNGNFIDKLTGLPSKEMVLSKLKIVYEKKDIEGILLANHKKDPDGVEINYKLGIYYYQSGDIQKSEKYFLTSVNSKKIEAPDKRYNSNYNLCLIQIEKEMYLDAVNCWTKYLETYPPPKGDERSARYYRGLSLSKLQRIKEAKEDLVKAKELAGNVEEKKQITKVLNSLK; encoded by the coding sequence TTGAATTATAGAATACTGACATTTTTTTTGATTTGCTGGAGTCTATCCCCGACAAAACTATATAGCGAAACTATTTGGTTGAAATCAATAAAGCAAGGTTTTGAACTCGCAAAAAAAACAGGTAAACCTATTGTAATTGATTTGTATGCCGACTGGTGCTCCTATTGTAAAGTGTTGGAAAACGAAATTTTTCCTTCTACACCGGTTACCAAAGAATTAGAAAAATTTATTCCTGTTCGATTGAATGGAGAAGAGTTCCCAAATCTTATGAGCCGTTACGAGGTTAAGGGTTACCCTACAATTTTATTTTTAGATAAGAACGGAAATTTTATAGATAAACTAACCGGTCTTCCTTCTAAAGAAATGGTTTTATCAAAACTAAAAATTGTTTATGAAAAAAAAGATATTGAAGGAATTTTACTCGCCAACCACAAAAAAGATCCCGATGGAGTGGAAATTAATTACAAACTCGGAATTTATTACTACCAAAGTGGAGATATCCAAAAATCAGAAAAATATTTCTTAACTTCCGTCAATTCAAAAAAGATAGAAGCCCCCGATAAAAGATACAATTCAAATTACAATTTATGTTTAATTCAAATTGAAAAAGAAATGTACCTAGACGCAGTGAATTGCTGGACCAAATATTTAGAAACCTACCCTCCTCCAAAAGGAGACGAGCGTTCTGCCAGATATTACAGAGGACTTTCACTTAGTAAACTTCAAAGAATCAAAGAAGCCAAAGAAGACCTTGTGAAAGCGAAAGAGCTTGCAGGAAATGTAGAAGAAAAAAAACAAATTACAAAAGTACTGAACTCTTTAAAATAA
- a CDS encoding bifunctional riboflavin kinase/FAD synthetase yields MHIIRDLNRISDEFSKGSIVTLGNFDGIHLAHEALLKNLVTISKSKNLLSVVVTYFPNPALVLRKNSNFKNIVTQEEKEYLIKNCGVDFLVIIPFTQELANTNAEIFLKNILIEKLNAKEMIIGFNHCFGKNREGDFDFLLKHSKKYNFQVDKFEPVYFDEEKISSSLVRNLILQGDIEKANKLLGRGFDVQGKVKHGFHRGKQIGFPTANIEIPQEIILPPVGVYASQTEIKGDVYYSMTNIGTNPTFENNALSIETHILDYTGELHGKELKTIFVKRIRDEKKFSSIDSLVRQLHEDEKICRSLFGI; encoded by the coding sequence TTGCATATCATTCGAGATTTAAACAGAATTTCAGATGAATTTTCTAAAGGCTCAATTGTAACCCTAGGGAATTTTGACGGAATTCACCTCGCCCACGAGGCACTACTAAAAAACCTTGTCACAATTTCAAAATCAAAAAATTTGCTTTCTGTTGTCGTTACCTATTTTCCTAATCCTGCACTGGTGCTAAGAAAAAATTCTAACTTTAAAAATATTGTAACTCAAGAAGAAAAAGAATACCTAATTAAAAATTGTGGGGTAGATTTTCTTGTTATCATCCCTTTTACTCAAGAACTTGCAAATACCAATGCTGAGATTTTTTTAAAAAACATATTAATAGAAAAATTAAACGCAAAAGAAATGATTATCGGATTCAACCATTGCTTTGGAAAAAATCGTGAAGGAGATTTTGACTTTTTACTTAAGCATTCCAAAAAATATAATTTCCAGGTAGATAAATTTGAGCCTGTGTATTTTGATGAAGAAAAAATTTCCAGCTCTCTTGTCAGAAATTTAATTTTACAGGGTGATATAGAAAAAGCAAATAAACTGCTTGGAAGAGGTTTTGACGTTCAAGGAAAGGTAAAGCATGGCTTTCATAGAGGAAAACAAATCGGATTTCCAACTGCCAATATCGAAATTCCACAAGAAATTATTTTGCCTCCTGTTGGTGTCTATGCTTCTCAAACTGAAATCAAAGGAGATGTATATTATTCTATGACCAATATTGGAACAAATCCAACTTTTGAAAATAATGCCTTGAGTATAGAAACTCATATTTTGGATTATACGGGGGAATTACACGGTAAGGAACTGAAAACAATTTTTGTAAAAAGAATCAGAGACGAAAAAAAATTTTCATCTATTGATTCTTTAGTTCGCCAATTGCATGAAGACGAAAAAATTTGCAGATCCTTGTTTGGGATTTGA
- the hisE gene encoding phosphoribosyl-ATP diphosphatase produces the protein MEFLFALEKTLEKRKTEKPEKSYTADLFRGGIDRILKKIGEEAGEVIIASKNSDREEFIHEVADLVFHLEVLLVEKGISFQTILEELKKRHS, from the coding sequence ATGGAATTTTTATTTGCATTAGAAAAAACTCTCGAAAAAAGAAAAACTGAGAAACCTGAAAAATCTTATACAGCCGATCTTTTTAGAGGTGGTATTGACCGAATTTTAAAAAAAATAGGCGAAGAGGCGGGCGAGGTAATCATTGCTTCTAAAAATTCAGATAGAGAAGAATTCATCCATGAAGTAGCCGATTTAGTTTTTCATTTAGAAGTTTTGTTGGTAGAAAAAGGAATTTCTTTTCAAACTATCTTGGAAGAATTAAAGAAAAGACACTCTTAG
- a CDS encoding DUF3347 domain-containing protein: protein MKSINTILISIAFITTLIHCGGKNKLDPGSINTLKSILEMNQSIHTVLFSDDKALPSVNGLLKTIGNSKNEVQNSEVKKSLEAMETSLKKIGDSPKREDYFKEFSAFSEELAVTMKKFQIDSSYNRFFCPMVSKTWVSKGTQIKNPYASDMRDCGEIVK, encoded by the coding sequence ATGAAATCAATAAACACTATTCTAATTTCTATCGCTTTTATAACCACTTTGATTCATTGTGGTGGAAAAAACAAACTCGATCCCGGATCCATAAATACTCTTAAAAGTATTTTAGAAATGAATCAATCTATACATACTGTGTTATTTTCTGATGACAAGGCTTTGCCGAGTGTGAACGGACTACTCAAAACAATCGGAAACTCTAAAAATGAAGTTCAGAATTCCGAAGTAAAAAAATCTTTAGAAGCAATGGAAACAAGTTTAAAAAAGATTGGTGATTCTCCAAAAAGAGAAGATTATTTCAAAGAATTTTCTGCATTTAGTGAAGAACTTGCAGTCACTATGAAAAAATTCCAAATTGATTCTTCTTACAATAGATTTTTTTGTCCGATGGTTTCCAAAACTTGGGTTTCCAAAGGAACTCAAATCAAAAATCCTTACGCATCGGACATGAGAGACTGTGGCGAAATTGTTAAGTAA